Below is a genomic region from Scheffersomyces stipitis CBS 6054 chromosome 8, complete sequence.
GCAGATTACGTCAGCGGCACATCACAAtaatttcaatattttcagAGGCCAGTAGAGCCTGGGAATGTTATTGTGCGAAATTGCGAGCATAgtgcaaaaaaaattattcAAAAGAAAGCTCTCACTTTCTGCGGAAAAAAATTTAGCACCCATTTGGGAGTACACTTTTTTTCCATATATATAATTGAAATATAAATCCACGATTGTGAAAATTTGCAAATTTTGAAAGTTGTTGTTTCGACTAGAGTTATCGCACGCTGTTGGCAGACTATCTCGCGTTTTGCTTCTACCGGCATCTCCTATCAAATACATCCGTGGATTCCATCGACTGAGTTCTGTTCACGAGCCGTCGTTCACGTGAAGACCCTGTGCAGCTGCAGTCTATACCAGTACTACCGTCCGTCTCCTTCTCTACCACTGCTATCACGACTCACCAGAGCGCTAGAGAACCGGCTCCTACCCTAGTCTACTTCGATCTATTCACTTTTTACTTGTATCTTTCCGTTAAAATTGTCCGAAGTCTCGCTTGTACGATGTTGTATTAACAGGTTGTATCACAGTTGACACACCTACCCTGTTTAACGAATCTCCCATAACTTCGAACTGCCCCAAGCCAGGTAATTCACCGAGAACACCCCCCTAATATCCCCAGTTCTTAACCGTACAGACTTCCTGTGTTTGTACCTTTACGATAACGACCAACTAATCTACTCATTTTTGTCACTTAATCTGCATTGATTTTTGTCCCAGGTTGATTTCCTATCTATTTGAAATATTCTAGCACAGTCACACTCGACATGTCGTTTCTAAAGAAAAAGTCAAGCTCGTCCTCTTCCACTTCCAGAAGGTCGTCCAACGCCTCGTCTACCACGTCTGCTTCCAATTACACTACATCCAAGTCAACAACCAGCTTCTGCAAGTTTGACGAGAAAAAGGACTATGTGCGTAGATGctcgttgaagaaaacagaTGCAAAGGGCCACAAGCACCCAGTTGCAGTCACCTTCTGTTTGGGAAAGTGAGGGCAATCCACTCAGCAAACTTCTACCACTCTACAACTTTTTTTTAAAAACTTATTATGGTTCACAAACTCGGTATTTGgtaattttttttgaaaattaaGTTCCTTGCTTCCCTTATTGTATTTATTAGGTTTATTTATTTGTCTTTTTATCTGGCCACACGAAAAGGAAGTTATCTGTATGGCTAGGTGTGCTGGTAAGACGTCACTTTCCAGTTGAATAGCCGGCCACACTATTTTTTTATACTGTATACTATTTCTTCAGGTTCTTCCATAATTTGCTATAGTCCACAATATAGTGAAAAGGGTTTAAAATAAATACTCGTTAGGGCTACTAGAGGCCACCTAGCCTTGCCCAGTATTATCTGACAGACATATACGTAGAGCTGTAGGACACGTAATGTGCTCCCTAGCCGTATCTTGCTGATTGAGCGCTGGCTGCACTCGACTACGAGCACAGTCTACCACTACTGCCAGACACTCCTTGTAGGTACGAAATCATCTGACTACAAagaaatttttgaaatcCAAATCGGTTGCACAAGCCATTAGACAAATTCCACGATTTGAATTTCACCGCTGATCGATCGAATTTAAGATTGACACTCTGAAGTGATCTACATGTTCACAAGCTATTGCTATTTCTACAGCTATTTCCTTTTTGGAGTTGTTAGAATACTTGTAGAGTCGATGgctccatttcttctagAACCATAACTGAACCAAGTGTTCCAGTTGTTATTCCGGGCTAGAGAGTACGTCCACACTAGGGAGCTACGTCCAGCATGACCGCTCATTGCAAGTTTCCCGGTTTAttagctgaagaagaaagcaagcAAATATTGAGAATCGAAGTGTAAAATTTTTTGAAGTCTACTTGCGCAAagtttcttgatttttaTGGTAGCGCCGCTATAAATTTGTATGCTAATTACAATTATTCACCAGTCAAGCCAATGGTCTGCTATCAGCAGTGCGATTAACTACGGTCCTATGAATGACGCACCATGGTCTGTGTCATTATTCGTGATTTGAGGTATTTGAGTTATTTTCATAGGATAATAATCTCTGCTCCGGACACCACTAGTCCTATTTCAGTATTCACACCACTAATCACGAAGCGGAAGCTCCTTTCTTTCAGACACCTGATGATTGGCAGGCGGCGGACGCAGTGCTACTTTTTTCCATACAGTCAGATGACACCCACTAAGGGGGTTTACACTCTTCAGCACTTCTCAGCCAAAAACAGGTGAGGATTATGCAAGATGGATTATTGCATCGCAGTAGTAAATATGCCGTACTAGATGCAAAATATATCATCCCATACAGTATGCGATGGAGGCAGAGCCCTGAGTTGATCATTTAGGCGTGATTTGGCTATCTGTGTAAACGTATAAATATGGGAAATGTTTCGTATGCTGCTCTGGAGACTTTGAGTCCCGGTATAATATTCTCATTAATTGAACTCGCCATTTTATCGCATAGTATATATTCATTCCAAGACTGTGCCATTGATAGATTGAATCTCACGCAGGCACAACAATGAGGGCAATAGTTTACCACGGAAACAAGGACGTAAGGTACGATCCCCAGTATCCGGAACCCACTATAAATCATCCCAAAGAGgtcaaaatcaaaattgaCTACTGCGGAATATGTTGCAGTGATTTAGATGAATACCGGGATGGTCCAATATTTTTCTCGCCGGACCACCAGGCCATTTCCCGGAAACCCTTCCCACAAGCCATGGGCCATGAGATGTGTGGAGAAATCGTGGAATTGGGCTCTGCCGTTAATGCCAATTTGAAGGTTGGTCAAAAGGTTGTCGTCGAATCCACAGGAACCTGTTTGGATCGGGAATATCTAGAGTTACCTGAAAAGAAGTGTCTTTCATGTGTTCAAGGAGCCTATAACCATTGCGACCACATAGGATTTTATGGATTGGGCTTCTCCGATGGAGGATTTGCTGATTTCTGTGTTGTTGGAGAACATCATGTAATTCCATATTCCGAGGAAGATTTGCCAGTTGAGATTGCGGCTCTCACGGAGCCTTTAGCAGTCAGCTGGCATGGAGTGCGTGTTTCAAATGTCACCAAGGACGATTCGGCTTTGGTCCTTGGAGCAGGCTCGATTGGGTTGACCACCATAATTGCACTCAAAGGTCATGGGGTGAGGAATATAATAGTTAGTGAGCCAAAAGAATCTAGAAGAGCTTTGGCTGAAAAGTTCCATGTCCAGGTTTTTGATCCCACGCCCTTTAATCACGACGAGAAGCTGTTGACTaaggaattgttgaagttgagtCCTCTTGGATGGGGTTTCAGTAGAATTTTCGATTGTTCAGGTAAAAAGGAAACGTTTGACATCTCCTTGAGTGCATTGAAGACAACTGGTATTGCCACCAATGTAGCCTTTTGGGCTCACAACAAGCAAACAGTGTTCCCTATGGATTTGACATTGCACGAAAAGAATCTCACCAGCTCTCTGTGCTACGTTAGAGAAGACTTCGAAGAAGTCATCCAAGCGTACAGAGATGGATTAATCGACCCCGAGGAGGTAAGACAGATAGTCACCAAAGTCGTAGCACTTAAGGATggttttgaagaaggtttTCTCCAATTAATAAACCATAAAGGAAAGCACATTAAGGTCCTAGTATCACCATTGCCAAAAATCTGAATAGATATTCATATATGGTATTTAGATAAGTCATATCATCTGTGGAAGTTGTTAttttttcttgatctttgaATGTAAAGCATCTACTTTAACTCTTTTGGAAAGACCAACTCTTCGATAGACTCCAGGTTGGTTTGTCCTGGATAAGATGTCTGCCAAAGATGCCTTATGCTTGTGTGTTTGTTTTTGATTTACCGTAGTCTCAATTCGTTCGCTAGTTCCTTGCTTTTTAGACGAGTTCTCTACCTTGGTACTTTTCTCGACAATAGTGCTATCACCTGATTGATGCGGGGTTGTATTCTTTTTGTATGAAAATGTAACTGAAAGAGACTTTGCTGGAAGTTCTATAACTGTCACTGGATCAACACTATCTTCATTACTTTCGATATCTTCAGTTTGGGTAATCTGGTCCGGTGAATTTATCTTTTTCTCGtcatttttgttttcttctggtaAATGTAATACTTCAGGTATATTGTTGAGCTTGGCTTCATGAACAAATGAGATATTCTCAGGATCTTGGATTTTTTCCTTCTCGTCGTCACTATAGTATTCACCTTCTGATATTTCGATTCTGTTTGAAAGATCCACTCTATCTGTCACGTAATCCGAAAGATTTTCTCGTTCTGAATTATCTTCTCTATAATTGAgactctcttcttcgtgTGCAACTGATTGTGATATGATCATATGACTTTGTGTTTGAGAGATAGCCGGTTGTGAACCATAGTACTCATCATTGCATTCAATTCCATAACTACCTGTCAAGTCCTCAGTCTGAAAATTAGGATTTGACAACTGAGAGTCGGTGGGAACATATTGCAGTTCTGTTGTGATCAAATCTGCCTCTTGCAAATTTAGCACACGTTCAGTAAGCTCATAATTATTTTGCTGAGAATCTGATACATCTTTTACTTGTAGCCCAAATTGTGAACTGGTTATGCATTCGATCTCTTCTTCGCTGTCAGCTACTccttcttcagaatcaattTCATATACTGGTATCTTGATCGTCCTATTTATTCTTTGCAATATTCCATTCTCGGCATCAAGGGGAATATTTCGAGGCAGAGATCGACTTCTGCATATCTTCTCTGGTTCATCTCGCGATACTGGTATAATTGGCTGTGCTGGTAATGCTTCTGGGATAGGCTGTATAATAGAAGATATCAGCATCTTATTGTGAGTTTCGTTAGAGGTCTCTTTCGAGGTACGATCAACAGGTATGTTCGTGCTCTTTTCTTGCAATATTGTTCTGTTTGGGCGAGTTGAAACATCTCTCACTGTTGCGACGACCGCAACTGACTGCTCTCCGGTACTGCTGCCGTAAATATGAAtagctttctttttcttatttCTTGGGCTATCTtttgaaaacaaagaagtcaTCAGTGATGGAGTCAGAGCTAACTGTTTTGTCCGAAGTGAGTTCAACCATTGTGATTGTTGCGTACTCGCTGAAGAGGCAATGCCATTGAGATCCATTCTAGCTacaattttgaagaatttgccCAATCCATAGAATTCTTCTAATTAGTTAAATACCCTGGTGGTGGAACCAAAACAAAGCAAAGTTAAAATTCGagattttcacgtgacctAGTAATATATTCGGAAAGTGGCTAATACCATCAAAGATGCAACAAATTATTAATAAGGGCTTTAATGAAGAGAATGTTTACAGTCAATACTTGAGTAATCTAGCTatatattttcaattctttgttCACTAGTAAAAATTTGGTGAACATGGGGCCAATTCTGTTGGCTTTAGTTTGATGGTGCACGACGCGGTGTACTAACGCGTACAAGTAGATACTAAATCCTATTTTATGCttgtcttttctttctttctcttcgtGGTGTTGATCCAAAATTCCGTTTGTTACTTCAGTCGAGGTATGCTTACTGTGGATGAACAATTTTGGTAAACAAGAAGCAGATTCTGTTTGTTTGGTAGGTTGGACTAGAATGACTTTTTCTATTCATGGACTATTCGTATACGCAGTGAATTCCGATTTCCAAAAGTATAAGTACATTATTGGGTTTTGGCCTAGGAAGCATTTCAATAGCAGGATTAAATGATTTTCAATAACAGAGCAAGGCATTGACACGATTGGAAATTGTGGCCGGCTTCTGGATTCCGAGACCTGATCTCAAATGGTAGGGTAAATTTCACCAGGTTTAATCGGGAGAGTCTTCAAAACAGCCAATTTTTAATGATTCAGTCAACTTTATGGAACcaagatccataccgcaagacgtgaaaagatccgTTCACTCTAGATTGATAAGTTACAAAGAAAGATGATAACTTCTGTCGTAGTCATATTCGGTACTCTCGTACTTTTGATGATGGGATGTGTTTGGAGAGgatttcaacttggtcatTATAGAACATGAGCCAAACTACTGACAACAGTGACTTTGGATTGTACCTGTTAATATGTTCTTACATTTGACTTTTGTCCACAATCACAGAACGTAGAGGTTTTTAACAAAAGGAGTATTCGACTCAGAAGAGAGATCTCTTAATCGTTCCAGATTGACGGTGGTCAGTAAATGCAGTTTGATGTCTAGGTCAGAAGTCGGCAAGTTTTCTATAATATCAATCAAGTTATCAGTGAATTCTCGATGAAAGGCAGTAGGGAGTCGCATTATCTCTAGAAAGCACGAGGTTGAAAGGTATGATAAGATAAGGCTATTCATTTTTACAGACTTTGGAAAACTTTCAATTCTTAGCttgtcaatttcagattccCTGGTTGACAAGTCCATTTGTTTTAGTTTAGTGGCTTCGTTTTTATTTGACAGTAATGTTAAACAAAAAAAACGAAAGGGTAACTCCCTTTTAAGAAACCACGCACTTTGATGGATCGAGGTGGCTGTTGTTGGACTTGTGGAACTGATTTCACCCTCTTTACCCTCCTAACAAACGGGACCAGTGGTGAGctgtttcttgattgaTGTCATTTCCTACTAAGCAATTGTGTATTGGGATTTACCCCAGTTCCTGCTGATGCTCCTGGCTAGTATGTACGTGAGAGCACTCAATGGAGTCCATAGATCATCCTAGAACTACTGCATTCTTTCTTATTTTATATTTCATGGCTGATGGGGTCAGTTTACGAAACGTGCTCTTAGAACTTTTCCAGATTGTCCTTGTCGATTTCAATACCAGTTctgtctttttcttgttattGATGTTTTCAGGCTGTCTACGAGGACTGATCCAGTACTGAAAGGTACGTTGAGATATCGCTGACGGTTGTTGATTTGAACTGGTCAGAGTTTGACGACTATATCAATTCTGGAATCTTTCTAAGAGATAAAGATAAGTTAGAAGGGCGAAGAGTTTTTTGATAGATCTTACTCTACATTGATATTTCTTAATAGCTATTCTTTTCCGTATATCGAGTCTGGGGACATAATGAAGGGCTATTGAGTCCTCTGGAGCCAAGCAAACGATGGAGAAATCCATATTTGTTTCATAgtttgaagagattgtcTCCACtggaaagagaaaacgGAACTGGATCCCCACCACTTCAATCGGTACGTACCTTTATGCAACAGCATTCACTTTACGCCTGTTTTCACAGATAACACCTTACTAACCACTAATCTTTCGTTACTACTCTATTTGCGTAGATTTACAGTAATATTTATTAGAGTCTATAGTTATTACATGATGAAGGGAACGGATTAAGGGTACTCAGCAATTCACAACATGCTGGAACTGAAGATATGAACATATAGGCTTGAACAAACTTTGTTCTATTTTTTAGTAGGTTCAATTGTTTTACATAATGACACATTTGGCACAGGAGCTCTTTTCAGCGTCGGCTGCGGTGGACTTGGCGGATTGAGTAGCTCTTTGCGCAGTAGTAGATTTTGCAGCAGTCTTGACGGCCTCCTTGCTTTCCTTGGTGAtcttttcttgagaagCTTGGGCAGTACCAAGAGCTGTTTCAGAGGAGTCAGCAGTGGCAGGTGCAGCAGATGGGTCTAAAGTCTTAGCCTTGGCGTTGAAAAACTTGATGGCGGTAGTAGCAAACGACTCACCTTGAATTTTGGCAATTGCCAATTCGGTTTGGTTGGGCAATCTGGAACCGTCGGCACCAGCAAAAGTACCAGAACCCCATGGCGAAGAACCGTGGACAGTTTCAAATGACGTCAAATGTGGGAAAGCCTTGCCGTAACCCAATGGAACGTAGATGAGACCATGATGGGCCAAGTAACTCAACGAGTTTCTGAGAGTGACTTCTTGACCTCCACCTGGGGAACCGGAGGAAACAAAGAGACCAGCAGGCTTTCCAGCAAGAGCGCCAGAAGCCCATAAGCCAGAGGTCTGGCCCCAGAAATCGATCCATTGAGCGGGCAAAGTTCCGAATCTCGTTGGAATTCCGAAGAGGAATGCGTCGTATTCAGCCAAAGTCTGGGGAGTGGCCACTGGTAtgtctttatctttttctGGGGCGTGGAGCAATGCCAAAACTTCAGGAGACAACGTTTCTGGcacttggaaaagatcgACCTGGGTGGCCAAGCCGGTTTCTTCTATACCTTCCTTGATGGCCTTGGCCAAGATAGGGAGATGGCCGTAAGTGGAGTAGTAGAGAATAGCGATCTTCATGGTGCTATACAGAGGTGAAAAATAGAGTAAATTAAGGAAAAAGCGGATTTGCAAAAGATGTCTAGCTGCAATTCACAAATACGGCTAAACCAGGTATATATATGGACCACACAATGGCATTGACCTCCACATCGGCAGGTGCATGGTGGATTTCACATTAGGTAATGTGCCGCGATGGTTGCTAGAGCCAGGCTTTGCATCTGTTATGTCGAGgatggtgaaaaattcccGTTTAGTAATGGATGACAATTTTCACAAAACCAGGGCAAATGGAACGAATTAATAATCGATTGAAATGAGGGCTTTGGAGAGATCTGACTAAGAGAAGGCTATGGCTGTGGATACGAGACGGAAGTTCATTGGCAGATGGCGAGCAGGCAGCAGTGTGGAATAGCGGAGGAATTGACGAAGTGCAACTGCTATCTGTCAAAAAGATTTGGCATTTCTGTGTTTAGTACTGGAACCAGAGATATCCGCACTACCGGCCAATCTCCAAGTCTCTGTGTACGAAAATATATACGGAGAGCAGAACACTTCTGTGCATCTGTGGTCTACAAAAATCATACAACTCTTCGGAGCGACCAATAAGCCGTCGCCTCCCATCTCGAGCCACTTCTTCTCGTAAGCAGAGGCTGAGAATGTTCGCATTACCAAAATCtggcaacttcttctgccaCTGTTTGCTCACTTCGCTCACTCAGTTGCGGACCACAGGTTTACTAAACTGCTGGTCGCACTTAGTAAATTCCTTGACTAAAATCCATTTGTAAAATTTACTAAAGCCATGCACTCTTTGGGGCATTGTGCAGTAGTTCCGGCTCGACAGCTTAACTATGCAGCCACAATGCAATGAAACACTCCAGTCCGATTCTCATACATATATAAGTGAGCGGATTCTGGAAGagtttcaaatttttctgAAGTTTATCATTATCAAACACATCACACACAAACACAAGTAATCACAATGGCTCCAAAAGTTGCAATTATCATCTACTCCTTGTACCACCACATCGCTACCATGGCTGAAGCAGTCAAGAAGGGTGTCGAAGCTGCTGGCGGTGAAGCTACCATCTTCCAAGTGCCAGAAACCTTGTCCGAAGAGGTTTTGACTCTTTTGCACGCTCCACCAAAGCCAGACTACCCAATCGCCACCAACGACACCTTGACCTCCTACGATGCCTTCGTCTTTGGTATCCCTACCAGATTCGGTAACTACCCAGCCCAATTCAAGGCCTTCTGGGACGCTACTGGAGGTTTGTGGGCTTCTGGTGCTCTTTACGGTAAGCCTGCCGGTATCTTCGTTTCCACCGGTACCCCAGGTGGAGGTCAAGAAGTCACTGCCTTGAACGCTCTTTCCGTGTTGGTTCACCACGGTATCATCTACGTTCCTTTGGGTTACGCTAAGGCTTTCCCACAGATCACCTCTTTCGAAGAGGTTCACGGTTCTTCGCCATGGGGTGCCGGTACCTTTGCTGGTGCTGACGGTTCCAGATCGCCAAACAAGATCGAATTGGAAATCGCCGAGATCCAGGGTAAGAGCTTCTACGAAACCATCCAAAAGTTCTAGATGTTCTGAATGTATACGAGTATAATTGAATAAATGTAAGCGAATGATACACTGTATTTGGTAGTATATCCTATCTAGAGTAAAAGTCCACATAATAGCCAATAGTAGCTGGTGACAGTAGCGGCCTACAATAGCATATTAGCTCATATTGCGACGATACCAATGCCGATGAACGGCCACGAGCCGATCTATCACTTCGTTTCGTCTTTCGGATCACTTTCGTGCTTCTTGGCTTACTcgtatttttcagtttACAGAATTTTCAGTTATTCGCAGAAAATACatagaaaaggaaattCAGGAACAGACGGTGGAGTTCTTCAGCCCATAATTAAATATAAATTCAGAGTAGGCCGATAACAATACAGTATCCAACAGATAGCAACTCTTTCTCTATTACACATCCCCCTTGATGCATATACGAGTTTATCTTTAAAAAAGCGTCTCCTGGAACGAATTTTCACACTTCTCTCATTTTCTCCCCACAAAACGCACGGTTCAGTCTGCACCGTTTGCTGCGAAATATTTTATACACTTTTGTCCCAGTTTGACATCATGTCCACCAAATATTGCTTGTTTGTGTTCAAATTCGTGAACGAAACCGGGCTGGACTGCCAACAGACCGGAGAACTTCAACCCGAAAGAGAGCAATTCAATAAGCTTTTTTACAATTGTCGTATATATTTACGGCTCCGTAAACAACAAAATAATAGTTACGGTTGTGCTTGTCAGTTTTCGCAGTCAAATTTATCATTGACCCATAAAAGTTATCCGTGGTCTGATGTATTATGATACTATGCTATTTTGAGTCTATGTACATATGCTATTCTCATTCCTCATCGCTGCTTTCATCGAGGTTGAACCCGAAACTGAATCCCTGTTGCTCTTCAAGTGCCGGAGTAGTCAATTTCTCCCATGCTTCACTCCTACCTGAAGTTTTTGCTCTGTTTCTCGATTCtagcttcttcaactcttccaaagcTGTAGCcaactcatcttcttttccgTTAAGTATCAACAACTGCTTGAAAAGCTCGTAAACAGGCATGGGTGGTAGTTCACTGATTTCACCGCAGTCTTCATTAATTAACTTCTCTcccaagttcaaggaattgaatttttcactgtaCTCCCTCATCTTCTCTATATCCTCGTTATTCTTTCCTTTAAGAAGCGTCTCTACCGCATAGTCAATTGATTCTTTGACTGGATAGGGGCGGAACCCACTGATTTGGTCCCttctatttttcaagaagttcatgGCATTggtcaatttggaaaacgGTACAAAGTTC
It encodes:
- the SOR5 gene encoding Sorbitol dehydrogenase (Zn-containing alcohol dehydrogenase [EC:1.1.1.4] [KO:K00004]~go_function alcohol dehydrogenase activity, zinc-dependent; zinc ion binding), encoding MRAIVYHGNKDVRYDPQYPEPTINHPKEVKIKIDYCGICCSDLDEYRDGPIFFSPDHQAISRKPFPQAMGHEMCGEIVELGSAVNANLKVGQKVVVESTGTCLDREYLELPEKKCLSCVQGAYNHCDHIGFYGLGFSDGGFADFCVVGEHHVIPYSEEDLPVEIAALTEPLAVSWHGVRVSNVTKDDSALVLGAGSIGLTTIIALKGHGVRNIIVSEPKESRRALAEKFHVQVFDPTPFNHDEKSLTKELLKLSPLGWGFSRIFDCSGKKETFDISLSALKTTGIATNVAFWAHNKQTVFPMDLTLHEKNLTSSSCYVREDFEEVIQAYRDGLIDPEEVRQIVTKVVALKDGFEEGFLQLINHKGKHIKVLVSPLPKI
- a CDS encoding predicted protein, whose protein sequence is MDLNGIASSASTQQSQWLNSLRTKQLASTPSSMTSLFSKDSPRNKKKKAIHIYGSSTGEQSVAVVATVRDVSTRPNRTILQEKSTNIPVDRTSKETSNETHNKMSISSIIQPIPEALPAQPIIPVSRDEPEKICRSRSSPRNIPLDAENGILQRINRTIKIPVYEIDSEEGVADSEEEIECITSSQFGLQVKDVSDSQQNNYELTERVLNLQEADLITTESQYVPTDSQLSNPNFQTEDLTGSYGIECNDEYYGSQPAISQTQSHMIISQSVAHEEESLNYREDNSERENLSDYVTDRVDLSNRIEISEGEYYSDDEKEKIQDPENISFVHEAKLNNIPEVLHLPEENKNDEKKINSPDQITQTEDIESNEDSVDPVTVIELPAKSLSVTFSYKKNTTPHQSGDSTIVEKSTKVENSSKKQGTSERIETT
- a CDS encoding flavodoxin, with translation MKIAILYYSTYGHLPILAKAIKEGIEETGLATQVDLFQVPETLSPEVLALLHAPEKDKDIPVATPQTLAEYDAFLFGIPTRFGTLPAQWIDFWGQTSGLWASGALAGKPAGLFVSSGSPGGGQEVTLRNSLSYLAHHGLIYVPLGYGKAFPHLTSFETVHGSSPWGSGTFAGADGSRLPNQTELAIAKIQGESFATTAIKFFNAKAKTLDPSAAPATADSSETALGTAQASQEKITKESKEAVKTAAKSTTAQRATQSAKSTAADAEKSSCAKCVIM
- a CDS encoding protoplast secreted protein 2 precursor codes for the protein MAPKVAIIIYSLYHHIATMAEAVKKGVEAAGGEATIFQVPETLSEEVLTLLHAPPKPDYPIATNDTLTSYDAFVFGIPTRFGNYPAQFKAFWDATGGLWASGALYGKPAGIFVSTGTPGGGQEVTALNALSVLVHHGIIYVPLGYAKAFPQITSFEEVHGSSPWGAGTFAGADGSRSPNKIELEIAEIQGKSFYETIQKF